TCTCGGCGGGACGCTGGCCCTGGACGCGGACGCCGGCGACCACCTGCTGCGGATCGCGGGGGGCGACGCCCGGCGGGCGCTGACCGCGCTGGAGGCGGGCGCGGGCGCGGCCCAGGCCAAGGGCGAGGACCGGATCACGCTGGAGACGCTGGAGACGGCGGTCGACCGGGCCGCGGTCCGCTACGACCGGGACGGCGACCAGCACTACGACGTGGCCAGCGCGTTCATCAAGTCGATGCGCGGCTCGGACGTCGACGCGGCGCTGCACTACCTGGCCCGGATGATCGAGGCGGGGGAGGACGCGCGCTTCATCGCCCGCCGGATCATGATCCTGGCCAGCGAGGACATCGGCGAGGCCGACCCGACCGCGCTGCCGCTGGCCGTCGCCGCGGCCCAGGCGACCCAGCTGGTCGGGCTGCCCGAGGCCGGCATCATCCTGTCCCAGGCGGTGATCCACTGCGCGCTGGCGCCGAAGTCGAACGCGGTGGTGGCGGCGCTCGGCGCGGCCCAGGCCGACGTACGGGCAGGCCTGGCCGGGCCGGTGCCGGGCCACCTGCGGGACGCGCACTACGCCGGGGCGAAGAAGATCGACCACGGCAAGGGCTACCGGTACGCGCACGACTTCCCCGGCGGCGTCGCCCAGCAGCAGTACGCGCCGGACACGATCGCGGGCCGGGACTACTACGCCCCGACCGACCACGGCGCCGAGCGTGGCGCCGGCGAACGCCTCGCTCACCTGCGCGCCACCCTGCGCGGGACGCGAGCGGAGACCACCGACGGTCGCGGAACCGATCCCGCAACCGGCGACGGTTCGTGACCGCCTTGCGGCCGACCGGGTGAACCCTTCAGCTGAATACGACCGAACGGCCGCAGAGTTCCCCGATCTGCTGGCGGGCAGGCAAAGAGTCCGCTAAGTAGTCGAGCACGGCGTCCGTGCGGTTCCCCAAATCCGCACCCGTCGGCCGCGGCCCACCCGGTCCGCGGCGCCGACTCCACGTCCTGGGGGCTCACCGGCCCCGTTCGGGGCGTGCTGTCACCGGTCCCGTACGGAAGGACGACCGTTGGCTTCCTCACTTCTCCGGCGGCGGACACAGCTGTCCGCCTTGCTCGGTGCGGCCGCTCTGGTCGCCGGGCTGGCCTCGGCCCAGGTGGCCCAGGCCGCCCCGGCCCCGGCCGCGGCCCAGACCAAGGCCACCTACCTCGTCCAGCTGGCCGACGCGCCGGCCGCCGGTTACACCGGCGGCGTCGCGGGCTACGCCGGGACCAAGCCGGCCGTCGGCACCAAGATCGACGCCGCCGCGCCCGCCGTCGCCCGCTACCGCGGCTACCTCAAGGGCCGCCAGGACGGCGTGCTCAGGGCCGCCCGCAGCGCGACCGCCCTGCACCGCTACTCCGTCACGTTCAACGGCTTCGCCGCCAGCATGACCACCGGCGACGCGGCCACGCTGGCCCGCACGCCCGGC
The sequence above is drawn from the Mycobacteriales bacterium genome and encodes:
- a CDS encoding replication-associated recombination protein A — protein: MTLFDAAAEEATAATAPLAVRMRPRTLDEIVGQRHLLGPGTPLRRLVEGDAPMSLILWGPPGTGKTTIAHVVSQATRRRFVPLSALNAGVKEVREVIAGAKRDLGMSGAQTVLFIDEVHRFSKTQQDSLLGAVEDRVVTLVAATTENPFFSIVSPLLSRSLLLTLEPLTDEDLKVLIRRALAEERGLGGTLALDADAGDHLLRIAGGDARRALTALEAGAGAAQAKGEDRITLETLETAVDRAAVRYDRDGDQHYDVASAFIKSMRGSDVDAALHYLARMIEAGEDARFIARRIMILASEDIGEADPTALPLAVAAAQATQLVGLPEAGIILSQAVIHCALAPKSNAVVAALGAAQADVRAGLAGPVPGHLRDAHYAGAKKIDHGKGYRYAHDFPGGVAQQQYAPDTIAGRDYYAPTDHGAERGAGERLAHLRATLRGTRAETTDGRGTDPATGDGS